Proteins found in one Desulfurobacteriaceae bacterium genomic segment:
- a CDS encoding metallophosphoesterase family protein, whose protein sequence is MRYFISDTHFFHRNILKLNPLKRKEGFEEAILENLKITLKDDDVLYHLGDFSWKLNDEFLKAWKEIPGKKILVKGNHDFRAREGKLRRFFDEVIEEYAIIKIKGKRVLLSHYPALDLRTYRFPEIQEKIVKVYFNNSCSLLVHGHVHWNRFGVLCGCHLKGIKCKNVNVEFTDYKPVSEEELV, encoded by the coding sequence ATGAGGTACTTCATTTCAGACACCCACTTTTTTCATAGGAATATCTTAAAGCTTAATCCCCTAAAGAGAAAAGAAGGTTTTGAAGAAGCAATTCTTGAGAATTTAAAAATCACTCTAAAAGATGACGATGTCCTTTACCATTTAGGAGATTTTTCTTGGAAACTAAACGATGAGTTCTTAAAGGCATGGAAAGAAATTCCTGGAAAGAAAATTTTGGTAAAAGGGAACCATGATTTTCGAGCCCGTGAAGGAAAACTGAGGAGATTTTTTGACGAAGTTATAGAAGAATATGCAATAATAAAAATAAAAGGAAAAAGAGTTCTTCTTTCTCATTACCCTGCCTTAGATTTACGAACCTATAGATTCCCTGAAATTCAAGAGAAAATAGTCAAAGTTTACTTCAATAATAGCTGTTCCCTTCTCGTTCATGGACATGTTCACTGGAATAGATTTGGTGTTCTCTGTGGTTGCCATCTTAAGGGTATAAAGTGTAAGAATGTTAATGTAGAATTTACAGACTACAAACCAGTTTCTGAAGAGGAATTGGTGTGA
- a CDS encoding HAD-IIIA family hydrolase, producing the protein MIKLIILDVDGVMTDGTITYDSEGREYKSFNVRDGYGIVKALKSGIEVAVITGRKSKMVEIRCKELGIRDVFQGVDDKLRVYEVLKEKHNVEDFEVAAMGDDIPDLPILKKVGLSGAPSDAVEEIKKRVSFVSRFGGGKGAVREFIDYILEINKNEK; encoded by the coding sequence GTGATAAAGCTAATAATACTTGACGTTGACGGTGTTATGACAGATGGAACTATCACTTACGATAGTGAAGGAAGAGAGTACAAAAGTTTTAATGTGAGAGACGGTTATGGAATAGTGAAGGCTTTAAAAAGTGGAATAGAGGTAGCAGTAATAACTGGAAGAAAATCGAAAATGGTTGAAATAAGGTGCAAAGAACTTGGAATAAGAGATGTTTTCCAAGGAGTAGATGACAAGCTAAGAGTTTATGAAGTTCTAAAAGAAAAACATAACGTTGAAGATTTTGAAGTAGCGGCAATGGGAGATGATATACCTGACTTACCAATTTTGAAAAAAGTAGGGCTGTCCGGTGCTCCTTCTGATGCAGTGGAGGAGATAAAAAAAAGAGTATCCTTTGTTTCCCGTTTTGGTGGCGGTAAAGGCGCAGTAAGGGAATTTATAGACTACATTTTGGAAATAAATAAAAATGAGAAGTAG
- the lptC gene encoding LPS export ABC transporter periplasmic protein LptC: MRSRLLKVAILLGIVSILPSIVLITRRETPPEKVSVRTNKEQVIVDFTLRSTGDKRWSLRSSKATFIDDKNVFLTCPQLRVLDGQSYTIEAESAIYDERGKKVSLNKVLLYSKNFKGETENGTYYVDKEVFKTTSFCKVVFYPDKVIEGKGCEIDLKNEMVIILSNVKSTFGEVVR; encoded by the coding sequence ATGAGAAGTAGGCTTTTAAAGGTAGCAATTCTCTTAGGGATAGTTTCCATCTTGCCATCTATAGTTTTAATTACACGGAGGGAGACTCCTCCGGAGAAAGTAAGCGTAAGAACAAACAAAGAACAAGTAATAGTAGACTTTACCCTTAGATCCACTGGAGATAAGAGATGGTCTTTAAGATCATCGAAAGCTACATTCATAGACGACAAAAATGTTTTCCTTACTTGTCCTCAGCTTAGAGTGTTGGACGGACAGAGCTATACAATAGAAGCAGAAAGTGCTATTTATGATGAAAGAGGAAAAAAAGTTTCATTAAATAAAGTCTTACTCTACAGCAAGAACTTTAAAGGAGAAACGGAAAACGGAACCTATTACGTGGATAAAGAAGTTTTTAAGACTACATCTTTTTGTAAAGTTGTTTTTTATCCTGATAAGGTTATAGAAGGGAAGGGATGCGAAATAGACTTGAAAAACGAAATGGTTATAATCCTATCTAATGTTAAATCCACCTTTGGAGAGGTTGTAAGATGA
- a CDS encoding LptA/OstA family protein produces MNFNFLITVFFFLFLSFPLKAEVSDNGTIHLPVVVEAQKLTYYKKKHLAIYVGNVIAQRGETIMKGDKLLVYFDKTDKFIKKIEIIGNVYIKDSRGEGSCEKLYYYPLEGKAVLIGNAKLQQGKNIVIGDKIIAYKDGRVLVEGIKQKVKTVIFPDDKNKRALPNGKSN; encoded by the coding sequence ATGAATTTTAACTTTCTTATAACTGTTTTCTTTTTTCTTTTTTTATCTTTTCCTTTGAAAGCGGAAGTTAGCGACAATGGAACTATTCATCTACCGGTTGTTGTTGAAGCTCAGAAACTTACATACTACAAGAAGAAACATCTAGCTATCTATGTTGGAAATGTCATAGCTCAACGAGGAGAAACAATAATGAAGGGAGACAAGCTGTTGGTTTATTTTGATAAGACTGATAAGTTTATAAAGAAAATAGAAATCATAGGTAATGTTTACATCAAAGACTCAAGAGGTGAAGGTTCCTGTGAAAAACTTTATTATTACCCTTTGGAAGGAAAAGCAGTTCTTATTGGAAATGCAAAGCTTCAGCAGGGTAAGAATATAGTAATTGGCGATAAGATAATTGCATATAAAGACGGAAGAGTTCTGGTGGAAGGTATAAAACAGAAAGTAAAAACGGTAATATTCCCAGACGATAAAAATAAAAGGGCTTTACCGAATGGAAAGAGTAATTGA
- the lptB gene encoding LPS export ABC transporter ATP-binding protein: protein MERVIDLNVLRAEGITKIYSKRKVVDGVSLEIFEGEVVGLLGPNGAGKTTTFYCIAGLIKPDGGKIFLGEEEITDDPTYVRARKGISYLPQEPSIFRKLTVEENIKAILEMYGLPENEIRRKTDWLLERFGIAHLKKQKANSLSGGERRRLEIARALSIDPKFLLLDEPFAGVDPIAVYEIQELIKELKEMGIGVLITDHNVRETLRIIDRAYIIGHGKVVASGSPQEVAEKEIVRKIYLGDQFTL from the coding sequence ATGGAAAGAGTAATTGATTTAAACGTTTTGAGAGCTGAAGGAATAACCAAGATCTACAGTAAGAGAAAAGTTGTTGATGGTGTAAGTTTAGAGATTTTTGAAGGAGAAGTTGTTGGACTTCTTGGACCTAATGGAGCAGGAAAAACCACTACCTTTTACTGTATTGCAGGTTTAATAAAGCCAGATGGAGGAAAAATATTTCTTGGTGAGGAGGAAATAACGGACGATCCTACTTATGTAAGAGCAAGGAAAGGGATTTCTTACCTACCTCAGGAACCCTCTATCTTTAGAAAACTTACGGTAGAAGAAAATATAAAAGCTATTTTGGAAATGTACGGTCTTCCTGAAAACGAAATAAGAAGAAAAACCGATTGGCTTTTAGAAAGGTTTGGTATAGCACATCTTAAAAAACAAAAGGCGAATTCGTTGTCTGGAGGAGAAAGAAGAAGGCTTGAGATAGCAAGGGCTTTATCCATAGATCCGAAGTTTTTGCTTCTTGATGAACCTTTTGCTGGAGTAGACCCTATAGCAGTTTATGAAATTCAAGAATTAATAAAAGAATTAAAAGAAATGGGAATAGGCGTTCTAATTACAGATCATAATGTTAGGGAAACCTTAAGAATTATAGATAGGGCATACATAATAGGGCACGGAAAAGTGGTAGCTTCCGGGTCTCCCCAGGAAGTAGCAGAAAAAGAAATAGTTAGAAAGATTTATCTTGGAGACCAGTTTACTCTGTAG
- a CDS encoding undecaprenyl-diphosphate phosphatase, whose amino-acid sequence MNILDAVILGIVEGITEFLPISSTGHMISVSSILGIKQDTFTKTFEIAIQLGAILAVVSIYKDKLIKDFTLWKKLIAAFVPTGILGLLLHSYVEKLFSPLVVSIALIFWGIIFIVIELLYKNKEHTIEKPEDINYLKAIMIGVFQSLAMIPGTSRSGATIIGGLVLGLNRVAATEFSFLLAIPTMFAATGFELLKNFKELSVENFASLGIGFITAFIFAFISVKWLLKFIKTHTFIPFGIYRIAVGILFLTLLL is encoded by the coding sequence ATGAACATTCTTGATGCAGTAATCTTGGGAATTGTTGAAGGAATTACGGAATTTTTACCTATATCTTCTACTGGACATATGATCTCAGTCTCTTCCATTTTGGGAATAAAGCAGGATACTTTCACAAAAACGTTTGAAATTGCAATCCAACTGGGAGCGATCTTAGCGGTGGTTTCTATATACAAGGATAAACTGATAAAAGACTTTACTCTCTGGAAAAAACTTATTGCAGCATTTGTCCCTACTGGAATTCTTGGACTTTTGCTTCATTCTTACGTAGAAAAACTCTTTAGCCCTCTTGTGGTGAGTATTGCCCTTATATTTTGGGGAATCATCTTCATAGTTATAGAACTTCTCTACAAGAACAAAGAACATACAATAGAAAAACCAGAAGATATAAACTACCTTAAAGCTATAATGATTGGAGTATTTCAATCTTTAGCCATGATACCCGGAACTTCCCGTTCAGGGGCTACTATAATTGGAGGATTAGTTCTTGGTTTAAATAGAGTAGCAGCAACAGAGTTTTCTTTCCTTCTTGCTATCCCGACAATGTTTGCCGCTACCGGTTTTGAACTTTTGAAAAACTTTAAAGAACTCTCCGTTGAGAATTTTGCAAGTTTAGGAATAGGCTTTATTACCGCATTTATCTTTGCTTTTATTTCTGTAAAGTGGCTTTTAAAATTTATAAAGACTCACACTTTCATTCCTTTCGGAATATACAGAATAGCTGTTGGAATTCTATTTTTAACCCTACTACTATAG